Proteins found in one Vallitalea guaymasensis genomic segment:
- a CDS encoding ABC transporter permease yields the protein MKLFYLFKVSIEKSFKDVIRYKFNTISEILSLYCLFIAMFLGVKVFGSTMNVSPIELGKTIEGFVIGYFLWIIMLMVYENTAYSITNDANRGTLEQISMTNQGLHKVLIVRSISNLIINLLTCFIVLLTIMETTNYWLDINVLELLLIILLGIFSMFGIGLIFGGLALIFKRIQSLLNVVQYFLIALVITGQGSLSKLVASILPFRPSIDKVYATTLMGNKLSDFPASDYLILIANSVVYFTIGLIVFNQCSKIARKRGLLGQY from the coding sequence ATGAAGTTATTCTATTTGTTTAAGGTATCTATTGAAAAATCTTTTAAAGATGTGATTAGATACAAATTCAATACAATTTCTGAAATACTGAGCTTATACTGTCTTTTTATTGCTATGTTTTTAGGAGTGAAGGTATTTGGTTCCACTATGAATGTAAGCCCTATAGAACTGGGAAAAACCATAGAAGGATTTGTAATTGGATATTTTCTTTGGATAATAATGCTAATGGTATATGAAAATACCGCATACAGTATAACCAATGATGCCAATAGAGGTACATTAGAACAAATAAGCATGACTAATCAAGGCTTACATAAGGTATTGATTGTGAGGAGTATAAGCAATCTAATAATAAATTTGTTAACCTGCTTTATAGTCTTATTAACTATTATGGAAACAACCAATTATTGGTTGGATATTAATGTACTAGAATTATTATTAATAATATTATTAGGTATTTTTAGTATGTTTGGTATTGGGCTTATATTTGGAGGATTGGCACTTATTTTTAAAAGGATTCAATCCTTATTGAATGTGGTTCAATATTTTCTCATTGCTCTAGTTATAACAGGTCAAGGATCACTGAGTAAATTAGTAGCATCAATATTACCATTCAGACCTAGTATTGATAAAGTATATGCAACAACATTAATGGGTAATAAATTATCTGATTTTCCAGCTAGTGATTATCTGATACTAATAGCTAATTCAGTAGTTTATTTTACTATTGGATTAATAGTATTCAACCAATGCAGTAAGATAGCAAGAAAAAGAGGTTTGTTGGGTCAATATTAA
- a CDS encoding ABC transporter ATP-binding protein: MKVIEVNNLVKKYGDLTAVNNISFSVNEGSICAILGPNGSGKTTTIKSICNLIIPDEGNIKLFGKDNKKSIDNIAALFEGTRNLYWRLTPRENLRYFAGIRGLGGKKIERKIDELLDRFDLEDKKDTVVNNLSRGMRQKVAIAMTLICDTDIIILDEPTLGLDVKSFMEIKNMLRYISNNMKKTVLLSTHDMNLVEEVCEDIIILNRGNIIAQDTIGNLLDMFRSMTYEINLQDTITEEQKEYLSNLENEFYLINDGEALEIDILDSKDIYKIIDILKVKNILIKEVKQKNINFERVYLNLTSGEGK, encoded by the coding sequence TTGAAAGTTATTGAAGTCAATAATTTGGTAAAAAAATATGGGGATTTAACAGCAGTAAATAATATTTCTTTTTCTGTCAATGAAGGTAGCATATGTGCAATATTGGGGCCTAATGGTTCTGGTAAGACTACTACTATCAAAAGTATATGTAATCTAATAATTCCAGACGAAGGAAACATTAAGTTGTTTGGTAAAGATAACAAAAAGTCCATAGATAATATAGCAGCCCTTTTTGAAGGAACAAGAAATCTCTATTGGAGATTGACACCAAGAGAGAATCTAAGATATTTTGCTGGTATTAGAGGGTTAGGTGGTAAGAAGATAGAAAGAAAAATAGATGAGTTACTAGATCGATTTGATTTAGAAGATAAAAAAGATACTGTAGTAAATAATCTTTCCAGAGGTATGAGACAAAAAGTAGCTATAGCTATGACATTAATATGTGATACTGACATTATTATATTAGATGAACCTACACTTGGATTAGATGTTAAGAGTTTCATGGAAATAAAAAACATGTTGAGATATATCTCTAATAATATGAAAAAAACAGTTCTTCTAAGTACTCATGATATGAATCTGGTTGAAGAAGTTTGCGAAGATATTATCATATTGAATAGAGGCAATATAATAGCACAAGATACAATAGGTAATCTATTGGATATGTTTAGAAGTATGACTTATGAGATTAATTTACAAGATACTATCACTGAAGAGCAAAAAGAATACCTGTCCAACCTAGAAAATGAATTTTATCTTATAAATGATGGAGAGGCTCTTGAAATAGATATATTAGATTCAAAGGACATATATAAGATAATAGATATTTTAAAAGTAAAAAATATATTAATAAAAGAAGTAAAACAAAAGAATATAAACTTTGAGAGAGTATATCTAAATCTTACTAGTGGGGAGGGGAAATAG